In Zingiber officinale cultivar Zhangliang chromosome 1A, Zo_v1.1, whole genome shotgun sequence, a genomic segment contains:
- the LOC122028889 gene encoding uncharacterized protein LOC122028889, whose amino-acid sequence MIHQVINEMEKVGDSQPSSSDPVSPTSNKMMKEPPRRLEIVTSEICFEKKKCVLGKLKGELSLLFFGLSLLFFGLPLLSSTTYWAIIGMVMIMDYLLNEGGDAIKSITALVHDEMDDAIKSITELDAIKSIDNDDGDEDEIKSALVLDDSDGDEIKSALVLDEDAITPITAHGGYGRICCMTAAIPVGRMPEMSIPQVGHWGTEVLYHSEIMRSGNYHNGRDGTEMIMDYIKHKTSRVSALQEIASRAPALPEVADTKMPIERSENSRLQRRRRRRWWLLWW is encoded by the exons ATGATCCATCAAGTAATTAACGAAATGGAGAAGGTGGGCGATTCTCAGCCGTCTTCATCAGATCCCGTTTCGCCAACTAGTAACAAGATGATGAAGGAG CCGCCGCGGAGACTCGAGATAGTTACTTCAGAAATCTGTTTCGAAAAGAAAAAATGTGTCTTAGGAAAGCTTAAAG GGGAATTATCTCTTTTATTTTTTGGATTATCTCTCCTGTTTTTTGGATTACCTCTCTTGTCTTCAACAACCTATTGGGCGATAATAGGAATGGTAATGATCATGGATTACCTTCTCAATGAGGGGGGCGATGCGATCAAGTCAATTACAGCACTTGTTCATGATGAGATGGACGATGCAATCAAGTCAATTACTGAACTAGATGCAATTAAGTCAATTGATAATGATGATGGTGATGAGGATGAAATCAAGTCCGCACTTGTTCTTGATGATAGTGATGGGGATGAAATCAAGTCAGCACTTGTTCTTGATGAGGATGCAATCACGCCAATTACAGCACACGGCGG TTACGGCCGCATCTGCTGCATGACCGCTGCAATTCCCGTAGGCAGGATGCCCGAGATGTCGATTCCCCAAGTTGGTCATTGGGGTACGGAAGTTCTTTACCACAGTGAAATAATGAGGTCCGGAAACTACCACAATGGAAGAGATGGGACAGAAATGATCATGGACTACATTAAGCATAAAACGTCGCGAGTGTCGGCGTTGCAAGAAATTGCGTCACGAGCGCCGGCGTTGCCAGAAGTTGCTGATACGAAAATGCCAATAGAGCGCAGTGAAAATAGTCGGCTGCAGCGGCGGCGCCGGCGCCGGTGGTGGTTGTTGTGGTGGTGA